In Pleomorphomonas sp. T1.2MG-36, a single window of DNA contains:
- a CDS encoding sodium-translocating pyrophosphatase → MHVLYIAIICGLLSLAYGVWAIKSVMASDAGSARMQEISGAVAEGAKAYLKRQYTTIGIVGVVILVLIAWLLGLPVAIGFVVGAVLSGLAGFIGMNVSVRANVRTAAAAMQSLAGGLNIAFKAGAVTGMLVAGLALLGVSVYFWVLTGPMGHAVNDRVVIDSLVALGFGASLISIFARLGGGIFTKGADVGADLVGKVEAGIPEDDPRNPATIADNVGDNVGDCAGMAADLFETYAVTVVATMVLASIFFAGNADLLPKAMLYPLLICGACIITSIIGTFFVKLGANNSIMGALYKGLWASSLLSIVGLGGATSLTIGWGDVGVVDGIMLTGTKLFVCGILGLVVTGLIVWITEYYTGTGKRPVVSIAQASVTGHGTNVIQGLAVSLESTALPALVIVAGIIATYQLGGLFGTAIAVTTMLGLAGMIVALDAFGPVTDNAGGIAEMAGLPKDVRHTTDALDAVGNTTKAVTKGYAIGSAGLGALVLFAAYTNDIKHFAESGVPYFQGIGNIDLSLSNPYVVAGLIFGGLIPYLFGGIAMTAVGRAAGSVVEEVRRQFKEKPGIMAGTERPDYGRAVDMLTKAAIKEMIIPSLLPVLSPLIVYFGVLAASGSKANAFAALGASLLGVIVNGLFVAISMTSGGGAWDNAKKSFEDGFVDKDGVKHFKGSDAHKASVTGDTVGDPYKDTAGPAVNPAIKITNIVALLLLAVLAHS, encoded by the coding sequence ATGCACGTTCTATACATCGCGATCATTTGCGGACTTTTGTCCCTCGCCTACGGCGTGTGGGCAATCAAGTCCGTCATGGCATCGGACGCGGGCAGCGCCCGCATGCAGGAAATTTCAGGGGCTGTCGCTGAGGGCGCCAAGGCCTACCTCAAGCGTCAGTACACCACGATCGGCATCGTCGGCGTCGTGATCCTGGTTTTGATCGCGTGGCTGCTCGGCCTGCCGGTTGCCATCGGTTTCGTCGTCGGCGCCGTTCTGTCGGGTCTCGCCGGTTTCATTGGCATGAACGTTTCGGTTCGCGCCAACGTCCGCACCGCCGCCGCTGCCATGCAGTCGCTGGCGGGTGGCCTCAACATCGCTTTCAAGGCAGGCGCCGTCACCGGCATGCTGGTGGCTGGTCTCGCGCTGCTCGGTGTCTCCGTTTATTTCTGGGTTCTGACCGGGCCGATGGGGCATGCAGTCAATGACCGTGTCGTCATCGACTCTCTCGTCGCCCTGGGCTTCGGCGCCTCGCTGATCTCCATCTTCGCCCGTCTCGGCGGCGGCATCTTCACCAAGGGTGCCGACGTCGGTGCCGACCTCGTCGGCAAGGTCGAGGCCGGTATTCCGGAAGATGACCCGCGCAATCCGGCCACCATCGCCGACAACGTCGGTGACAACGTCGGCGACTGCGCCGGCATGGCCGCCGACCTGTTCGAGACCTACGCCGTGACCGTGGTTGCCACCATGGTGCTGGCCTCGATCTTCTTCGCCGGAAATGCCGACCTGCTGCCCAAGGCGATGCTCTATCCGCTGCTGATCTGCGGCGCCTGCATCATCACCTCGATCATCGGCACCTTCTTCGTGAAGCTTGGCGCCAACAACTCGATCATGGGCGCCCTCTACAAGGGGCTCTGGGCTTCGTCGCTGCTGTCGATCGTCGGCCTTGGCGGCGCCACCTCGCTGACCATCGGCTGGGGTGATGTCGGCGTTGTCGATGGCATCATGCTCACCGGCACCAAGCTGTTCGTCTGCGGCATCCTGGGCCTCGTGGTCACTGGCCTGATCGTCTGGATCACCGAGTACTACACCGGTACCGGCAAGCGCCCGGTGGTGTCGATCGCCCAGGCGTCGGTCACCGGTCACGGCACCAACGTCATCCAGGGTCTTGCCGTCTCGCTCGAGTCGACGGCCCTCCCGGCGCTGGTCATCGTCGCCGGCATCATCGCCACCTACCAGCTGGGCGGTCTGTTCGGCACGGCCATCGCCGTCACCACCATGCTCGGCCTCGCCGGCATGATCGTGGCGCTCGACGCCTTCGGCCCGGTCACCGACAACGCCGGTGGCATCGCCGAAATGGCTGGCCTGCCCAAGGACGTTCGTCACACCACCGACGCGCTCGACGCCGTCGGCAACACCACCAAGGCCGTCACCAAGGGCTATGCCATCGGCTCGGCCGGCCTCGGCGCCCTGGTGTTGTTCGCCGCCTACACGAACGACATCAAGCACTTCGCTGAAAGCGGCGTGCCTTACTTCCAGGGCATCGGCAACATCGACCTGTCGCTGTCGAATCCCTATGTCGTCGCCGGCCTGATCTTCGGCGGCCTCATCCCCTACCTGTTCGGCGGTATCGCCATGACCGCCGTCGGCCGCGCTGCCGGCTCGGTGGTTGAGGAAGTCCGTCGTCAGTTCAAGGAAAAGCCGGGCATCATGGCCGGCACGGAGCGTCCCGATTACGGCCGGGCCGTCGACATGCTGACCAAGGCGGCGATCAAGGAAATGATCATCCCGTCGCTTCTGCCGGTGCTGTCGCCGCTGATCGTCTACTTCGGCGTGCTGGCCGCCTCGGGCTCGAAGGCCAACGCTTTCGCCGCCCTCGGCGCCTCGCTGCTTGGCGTGATCGTCAACGGCCTGTTCGTCGCCATCTCGATGACCTCGGGTGGTGGCGCCTGGGACAACGCCAAGAAGAGCTTCGAAGACGGTTTCGTCGACAAGGACGGCGTCAAGCACTTCAAGGGTTCCGATGCCCACAAGGCCTCGGTGACCGGTGATACCGTCGGCGATCCCTACAAGGACACCGCCGGTCCGGCCGTCAATCCGGCCATCAAGATCACCAACATCGTCGCTCTGCTGCTGCTGGCGGTTCTCGCCCATAGCTGA
- a CDS encoding YqaA family protein — protein MFRKLYDWTMSLAGSRKAGTWLAAVSFAESSFFPIPPDVMLVPMVLARRDKAFTYALICTVSSVLGGMLGYAIGLFLFDSLGGWLIRVYGYGQSFDEFRAAYAHYGAWIILIKGMTPIPFKLVTIASGFAAYNFPLFVLLCVITRGARFFLVAFLLRLFGEPVREFIERRLDAVMWGLLIIIIGGFVAARYVV, from the coding sequence ATGTTCCGCAAGCTCTACGATTGGACTATGTCGCTGGCCGGCAGCCGCAAGGCGGGCACATGGCTCGCCGCCGTTTCCTTCGCGGAAAGCTCGTTCTTCCCCATTCCGCCCGACGTGATGCTGGTGCCGATGGTGCTGGCTCGACGCGACAAGGCCTTCACCTACGCTTTGATTTGCACCGTTTCCTCGGTGCTCGGCGGCATGCTCGGCTATGCCATCGGTCTTTTCCTGTTCGACAGCCTCGGAGGCTGGCTGATCCGCGTCTATGGCTATGGCCAGAGTTTCGACGAGTTCCGGGCCGCCTACGCCCACTACGGCGCCTGGATCATCCTGATCAAGGGGATGACGCCCATCCCCTTCAAGCTGGTCACCATCGCCTCCGGCTTTGCCGCTTACAACTTCCCTCTGTTCGTGCTGCTCTGCGTCATCACGCGCGGTGCCCGGTTCTTCCTCGTCGCCTTCCTGTTGCGGCTGTTCGGAGAGCCGGTGCGCGAGTTCATCGAGCGGCGACTCGACGCGGTGATGTGGGGACTGCTGATCATCATCATCGGTGGCTTCGTCGCGGCACGCTACGTCGTCTAA
- the thiL gene encoding thiamine-phosphate kinase — protein MAAGGIGEFELIARVFAPLAADGALGLTDDAAFYRPRPGRDLVLTKDEVVSGVHFFADDPWDAVACKALRVNLSDLAAKGATPVGYLLALGLPKDFTAEQVDALGAGLAADQATYGISLYGGDTVRSPAGLTLSVTAIGEVKEGGMVRRGGAQAGEVIVVTGTIGDAALGLSLRLDPALSGRLGLSAEHRDHLLDRYLLPRPRGALASAVADCASGGMDISDGLVGDLGKMAAASGVAIEIDADSVPLSAATRAAVVADPHLFAVALTGGDDYELALSIPEAKVATFLATAASLGIDATVIGRVRPGEGIDVQGDHPALAELGSGSYRHF, from the coding sequence ATGGCGGCGGGCGGCATCGGTGAGTTCGAGCTGATCGCCCGCGTCTTTGCGCCATTGGCAGCCGATGGCGCCTTGGGGCTCACCGACGATGCCGCTTTCTATCGCCCGCGCCCCGGTCGCGATCTCGTGCTGACCAAGGACGAGGTGGTGAGCGGCGTGCATTTCTTCGCCGACGATCCCTGGGATGCCGTGGCGTGCAAGGCATTGCGCGTCAATCTGTCCGATCTCGCGGCAAAGGGAGCCACGCCGGTCGGTTATCTTCTGGCCCTCGGCCTTCCCAAGGACTTCACCGCCGAACAAGTCGACGCCCTGGGCGCCGGCCTCGCCGCCGATCAGGCGACCTACGGCATCTCACTCTATGGCGGCGATACGGTGCGCTCCCCGGCCGGCCTGACGCTGTCGGTGACGGCGATCGGCGAAGTCAAGGAAGGCGGAATGGTCAGGCGCGGCGGCGCGCAGGCCGGTGAGGTCATTGTCGTCACCGGCACCATCGGAGACGCAGCGCTGGGCCTTTCCTTGCGGCTCGATCCGGCGCTATCCGGCCGCCTGGGTCTTTCCGCCGAACATCGCGATCATCTTCTCGACCGCTATCTGCTGCCGCGGCCGCGCGGTGCGCTGGCGTCGGCGGTGGCCGACTGTGCCTCGGGCGGCATGGATATCTCCGACGGTCTCGTCGGCGATCTCGGCAAGATGGCCGCTGCCTCCGGTGTGGCCATCGAGATCGACGCTGACAGCGTGCCGCTGTCGGCCGCCACCCGCGCCGCTGTCGTGGCCGATCCGCACCTGTTCGCCGTGGCTCTGACCGGTGGCGACGACTACGAACTGGCGCTGTCCATTCCCGAGGCGAAGGTTGCCACCTTCCTCGCAACTGCCGCTTCGTTGGGCATCGATGCAACCGTGATCGGCCGGGTCCGGCCGGGGGAGGGCATCGATGTGCAGGGCGATCATCCGGCGCTGGCCGAGCTCGGGTCGGGATCTTACCGGCACTTCTAG
- the nusB gene encoding transcription antitermination factor NusB, protein MNDDRSGARSEPRPANQRGAARLAAVQALYQLEIGGGDLMEVVHEFEAFRLGKEIDGFEYRQADAGWFRDIVGGVVADQRTIDPMVHTALVEDWPLKRVDATLRAILRCGAYELLKRGDVPGRVIISEYIDVARAFFEDDEPRLVNGVLDRIAHEIRPDEFPKEGA, encoded by the coding sequence ATGAACGACGACCGATCCGGCGCCAGATCCGAGCCGCGTCCGGCTAATCAGCGCGGCGCCGCCCGCCTTGCCGCCGTGCAGGCGCTCTACCAGCTCGAGATCGGTGGCGGCGACCTCATGGAAGTGGTGCATGAGTTCGAGGCCTTCCGTCTGGGCAAGGAGATCGATGGCTTCGAGTATCGGCAGGCCGATGCCGGCTGGTTCCGCGACATCGTCGGCGGTGTGGTTGCCGATCAGCGGACGATCGATCCCATGGTGCATACGGCGCTGGTCGAGGATTGGCCCCTGAAGCGGGTCGATGCCACGCTGCGCGCCATCTTGCGTTGCGGCGCCTACGAGCTCCTAAAGCGTGGCGACGTGCCGGGCCGGGTCATCATCTCCGAATACATCGACGTTGCCCGCGCCTTCTTCGAGGACGACGAGCCGCGTCTCGTCAACGGCGTGCTCGACCGCATCGCCCATGAAATCCGCCCCGACGAGTTCCCCAAAGAGGGCGCGTGA
- a CDS encoding ClbS/DfsB family four-helix bundle protein, which yields MAVPTNKAELAEAIRGNYLKLRTDLDGVPEALSREQTLEGHAKDTVMSVHDLVAYLVGWGELVLKWHAGRNAGQQVDFPETGYKWNELGRLAQKFYADYADLSYPALLDRFAATKDRILAVIDETGNEDLYGKPWYETYTLGRMIQFNTASPFDNARKRLRRWKKEKGLA from the coding sequence GTGGCTGTTCCCACAAACAAGGCCGAACTCGCCGAAGCCATTCGCGGCAACTACTTGAAACTCCGTACCGATCTGGATGGTGTACCGGAGGCGCTCAGCCGCGAGCAGACGCTCGAAGGGCATGCCAAGGACACGGTCATGAGCGTGCACGATCTGGTCGCCTACCTCGTCGGCTGGGGGGAACTGGTGCTGAAATGGCATGCCGGCCGAAACGCGGGCCAACAGGTGGATTTCCCGGAGACCGGCTACAAGTGGAACGAGCTCGGCCGGCTGGCCCAGAAATTCTATGCCGACTACGCGGATCTGTCCTATCCGGCTCTGCTCGACCGCTTCGCCGCGACCAAGGATCGCATCCTCGCCGTCATTGACGAGACCGGTAACGAGGATCTCTACGGCAAGCCCTGGTACGAGACCTACACGCTCGGCCGCATGATCCAGTTCAACACGGCATCGCCCTTCGACAACGCCCGCAAGCGGCTTCGGCGGTGGAAGAAGGAAAAGGGACTCGCCTGA
- a CDS encoding MarC family protein — protein MPIDYILNAFATLFVTIDPVGLAPLVLALTAGARPEMRRAMAVRASVIAFLVLIAFAFVGAGILTFLGISMPAFRIAGGLLLFWIAFEMVFEKPKSGGSDKSGHADVSVGHPQPIGEDIRHLAVFPIAIPFLAGPGAISATILLAADAHDPLIMATLVLIIAAIIALSFAIFIAADRIDRYLGDTGRNVLTRLLGVLLASLAVQFVADGIKAIMA, from the coding sequence ATGCCGATCGACTATATCCTCAATGCCTTCGCGACACTTTTTGTCACCATCGACCCGGTGGGCCTCGCGCCGCTCGTGCTGGCGCTGACGGCCGGCGCGCGCCCCGAGATGCGTCGCGCCATGGCCGTGCGCGCCTCGGTCATCGCCTTTCTGGTGCTGATCGCCTTCGCCTTCGTCGGCGCCGGCATCCTGACGTTCCTCGGCATTTCGATGCCGGCCTTCCGCATCGCCGGCGGTCTTCTGCTGTTCTGGATCGCCTTCGAGATGGTGTTCGAGAAGCCCAAGTCCGGCGGCTCAGACAAGAGTGGCCACGCCGACGTTTCCGTCGGTCATCCGCAGCCGATCGGCGAGGACATCCGTCACCTCGCCGTCTTCCCGATCGCCATTCCCTTCCTGGCCGGCCCCGGCGCCATATCGGCGACCATCCTGTTGGCCGCCGACGCGCACGATCCGCTGATCATGGCGACGCTGGTACTGATCATCGCCGCGATCATCGCCCTGTCCTTCGCCATCTTCATCGCCGCCGACCGCATCGACCGCTACCTCGGCGATACCGGCCGCAACGTTCTGACGCGACTTCTCGGCGTCCTGCTCGCCTCGCTCGCCGTGCAGTTCGTCGCAGACGGCATCAAGGCGATCATGGCGTAA